The Apium graveolens cultivar Ventura chromosome 6, ASM990537v1, whole genome shotgun sequence genome contains a region encoding:
- the LOC141668989 gene encoding E3 ubiquitin protein ligase DRIP2-like isoform X2: MLTNSVCLFCRKCIHKKFSDEEVECCPICEIDLGVLPLEKLRPDHNLQDVRSKIFPYKRRKVDAPEAAPSLALPARRKERSLSSLVVSTPRVSTQMTGKRSRATSRKTSRGSSVSNEKQVNKEEDSESSSSHKTLTKFTQNIKQISTTVEPSTNPIQHKDTQNGVHEREGEEKIDLWKPLNCLVEVANRSKSSKFTLQGSSTRSEATSNQPKIEGTSRKTKQGSKVQDGQDSCHLDPFESLNLKKTRKMRHKKNNFDESGVSPQAVLEDTSTRCERIKNPIWCALVASENLEGYEPLPQISASFLRIKDGKLPVSFLQKYLTKKLELLGEDEVEIICMGQPVVRTLQLHSLVELWLQTVSTSERVSVTIGSSAKEFVMVLGYARKVSSHPHEVSSS; this comes from the exons ATGTTGACGAATTCAGTTTGTTTAT TTTGCAGGAAATGCATACATAAAAAATTCTCAGATGAGGAAGTAGAATGCTGCCCAATATGTGAAATTGACTTGGGTGTCTTGCCTTTGGAGAAGCTCAG GCCAGATCACAATCTGCAAGATGTAAGATCAAAGATCTTTCCTTATAAAAGAAGAAAGGTGGATGCACCCGAAGCAGCTCCTTCACTTGCATTACCTGCAAGAAGAAAGGAAAGGTCACTCTCTTCCCTGGTGGTCAGCACTCCCAGAGTCTCCACACAGATGACTGGGAAAAGATCAAGAGCTACTTCAAGGAAAACATCACGTGGTTCAAGTGTATccaatgaaaaacaagtgaacaaagAGGAAGATTCAGAGAGCTCTAGTTCACATAAAACTTTGACGAAGTTTACTCAAAATATAAAGCAG ATTTCCACCACTGTTGAACCATCTACTAATCCTATACAACATAAAGATACACAAAATGGGGTTCACGAGAGGGAAGGGGAAGAGAAGATTGATCTTTGGAAGCCTCTGAATTGTTTGGTAGAAGTTGCAAATAGAAGCAAATCGTCAAAGTTTACACTCCAAGGATCTTCTACCAGATCAGAAGCCACCAGTAACCAACCTAAAATTGAAGGAACTTCGCGTAAAACCAAACAGGGATCGAAGGTTCAAGATGGACAGGATTCCTGTCATCTAGACCCTTTTGAATCATTGAACCTAAAGAAGACGCGAAAGATGCGCCACAAAAAAAACAATTTTGACGAATCCGGTGTTTCTCCCCAGGCGGTGTTGGAGGATACCAGCACTAGGTGTGAAAGAATTAAAAATCCAATTTGGTGCGCGCTTGTGGCTTCTGAAAACCT GGAAGGATATGAGCCTTTGCCCCAGATATCTGCAAGCTTCCTGAGAATAAA GGATGGAAAGCTTCCCGTTTCTTTTCTCCAGAAGTATCTGACCAAGAAATTAGAGCTTTTAGGCGAAGATGAG GTTGAGATCATATGCATGGGTCAACCAGTGGTCCGTACACTGCAACTGCATAGTCTGGTTGAGTTGTGGCTACAAACCGTGTCAACCTCAGAAAGAGTATCTGTAACAATTGGATCTTCGGCAAAGGAATTTGTGATGGTATTGGGCTATGCTCGCAAGGTTTCATCTCATCCCCATGAGGTTTCGTCTTCGTAA
- the LOC141668989 gene encoding E3 ubiquitin protein ligase DRIP2-like isoform X1, protein MSNQGVAIKRGVLAACMTCPLCNKLLKDATTISLCLHTFCRKCIHKKFSDEEVECCPICEIDLGVLPLEKLRPDHNLQDVRSKIFPYKRRKVDAPEAAPSLALPARRKERSLSSLVVSTPRVSTQMTGKRSRATSRKTSRGSSVSNEKQVNKEEDSESSSSHKTLTKFTQNIKQISTTVEPSTNPIQHKDTQNGVHEREGEEKIDLWKPLNCLVEVANRSKSSKFTLQGSSTRSEATSNQPKIEGTSRKTKQGSKVQDGQDSCHLDPFESLNLKKTRKMRHKKNNFDESGVSPQAVLEDTSTRCERIKNPIWCALVASENLEGYEPLPQISASFLRIKDGKLPVSFLQKYLTKKLELLGEDEVEIICMGQPVVRTLQLHSLVELWLQTVSTSERVSVTIGSSAKEFVMVLGYARKVSSHPHEVSSS, encoded by the exons ATGTCAAATCAAGGTGTGGCAATAAAGAGGGGTGTGTTAGCAGCATGCATGACATGCCCTCTTTGCAATAAGCTCCTTAAAGATGCTACTACTATTTCTCTCTGTCTTCATACCT TTTGCAGGAAATGCATACATAAAAAATTCTCAGATGAGGAAGTAGAATGCTGCCCAATATGTGAAATTGACTTGGGTGTCTTGCCTTTGGAGAAGCTCAG GCCAGATCACAATCTGCAAGATGTAAGATCAAAGATCTTTCCTTATAAAAGAAGAAAGGTGGATGCACCCGAAGCAGCTCCTTCACTTGCATTACCTGCAAGAAGAAAGGAAAGGTCACTCTCTTCCCTGGTGGTCAGCACTCCCAGAGTCTCCACACAGATGACTGGGAAAAGATCAAGAGCTACTTCAAGGAAAACATCACGTGGTTCAAGTGTATccaatgaaaaacaagtgaacaaagAGGAAGATTCAGAGAGCTCTAGTTCACATAAAACTTTGACGAAGTTTACTCAAAATATAAAGCAG ATTTCCACCACTGTTGAACCATCTACTAATCCTATACAACATAAAGATACACAAAATGGGGTTCACGAGAGGGAAGGGGAAGAGAAGATTGATCTTTGGAAGCCTCTGAATTGTTTGGTAGAAGTTGCAAATAGAAGCAAATCGTCAAAGTTTACACTCCAAGGATCTTCTACCAGATCAGAAGCCACCAGTAACCAACCTAAAATTGAAGGAACTTCGCGTAAAACCAAACAGGGATCGAAGGTTCAAGATGGACAGGATTCCTGTCATCTAGACCCTTTTGAATCATTGAACCTAAAGAAGACGCGAAAGATGCGCCACAAAAAAAACAATTTTGACGAATCCGGTGTTTCTCCCCAGGCGGTGTTGGAGGATACCAGCACTAGGTGTGAAAGAATTAAAAATCCAATTTGGTGCGCGCTTGTGGCTTCTGAAAACCT GGAAGGATATGAGCCTTTGCCCCAGATATCTGCAAGCTTCCTGAGAATAAA GGATGGAAAGCTTCCCGTTTCTTTTCTCCAGAAGTATCTGACCAAGAAATTAGAGCTTTTAGGCGAAGATGAG GTTGAGATCATATGCATGGGTCAACCAGTGGTCCGTACACTGCAACTGCATAGTCTGGTTGAGTTGTGGCTACAAACCGTGTCAACCTCAGAAAGAGTATCTGTAACAATTGGATCTTCGGCAAAGGAATTTGTGATGGTATTGGGCTATGCTCGCAAGGTTTCATCTCATCCCCATGAGGTTTCGTCTTCGTAA
- the LOC141668989 gene encoding E3 ubiquitin protein ligase DRIP2-like isoform X3 yields the protein MSYNKCTVPKWPDHNLQDVRSKIFPYKRRKVDAPEAAPSLALPARRKERSLSSLVVSTPRVSTQMTGKRSRATSRKTSRGSSVSNEKQVNKEEDSESSSSHKTLTKFTQNIKQISTTVEPSTNPIQHKDTQNGVHEREGEEKIDLWKPLNCLVEVANRSKSSKFTLQGSSTRSEATSNQPKIEGTSRKTKQGSKVQDGQDSCHLDPFESLNLKKTRKMRHKKNNFDESGVSPQAVLEDTSTRCERIKNPIWCALVASENLEGYEPLPQISASFLRIKDGKLPVSFLQKYLTKKLELLGEDEVEIICMGQPVVRTLQLHSLVELWLQTVSTSERVSVTIGSSAKEFVMVLGYARKVSSHPHEVSSS from the exons ATGAGCTACAACAAATGCACAGTACCAAAGTG GCCAGATCACAATCTGCAAGATGTAAGATCAAAGATCTTTCCTTATAAAAGAAGAAAGGTGGATGCACCCGAAGCAGCTCCTTCACTTGCATTACCTGCAAGAAGAAAGGAAAGGTCACTCTCTTCCCTGGTGGTCAGCACTCCCAGAGTCTCCACACAGATGACTGGGAAAAGATCAAGAGCTACTTCAAGGAAAACATCACGTGGTTCAAGTGTATccaatgaaaaacaagtgaacaaagAGGAAGATTCAGAGAGCTCTAGTTCACATAAAACTTTGACGAAGTTTACTCAAAATATAAAGCAG ATTTCCACCACTGTTGAACCATCTACTAATCCTATACAACATAAAGATACACAAAATGGGGTTCACGAGAGGGAAGGGGAAGAGAAGATTGATCTTTGGAAGCCTCTGAATTGTTTGGTAGAAGTTGCAAATAGAAGCAAATCGTCAAAGTTTACACTCCAAGGATCTTCTACCAGATCAGAAGCCACCAGTAACCAACCTAAAATTGAAGGAACTTCGCGTAAAACCAAACAGGGATCGAAGGTTCAAGATGGACAGGATTCCTGTCATCTAGACCCTTTTGAATCATTGAACCTAAAGAAGACGCGAAAGATGCGCCACAAAAAAAACAATTTTGACGAATCCGGTGTTTCTCCCCAGGCGGTGTTGGAGGATACCAGCACTAGGTGTGAAAGAATTAAAAATCCAATTTGGTGCGCGCTTGTGGCTTCTGAAAACCT GGAAGGATATGAGCCTTTGCCCCAGATATCTGCAAGCTTCCTGAGAATAAA GGATGGAAAGCTTCCCGTTTCTTTTCTCCAGAAGTATCTGACCAAGAAATTAGAGCTTTTAGGCGAAGATGAG GTTGAGATCATATGCATGGGTCAACCAGTGGTCCGTACACTGCAACTGCATAGTCTGGTTGAGTTGTGGCTACAAACCGTGTCAACCTCAGAAAGAGTATCTGTAACAATTGGATCTTCGGCAAAGGAATTTGTGATGGTATTGGGCTATGCTCGCAAGGTTTCATCTCATCCCCATGAGGTTTCGTCTTCGTAA